A genomic stretch from Verrucomicrobiota bacterium includes:
- a CDS encoding methyltransferase domain-containing protein: MNDTYNRGREIEEGGSGVKALLRRKLPPEVVDLYRSTYKAVRDFVVRRRARRGFRWRLRQGGPLWLDLGAGRVPGRNGWTTVDGEKGADIQFNLLNRFPLPDESVEKIYSSHALEHFFYVEMMGLLRECHRILKPGGTISICVPDATIYIAGYQNPEPMREREAGFFQTAFHYHTPIDYLNYIAYMWNDHRHLFDESNLIAILRAASFQDVIRRDFDPALDLPAKRHESIYATGRKP; the protein is encoded by the coding sequence ATGAATGATACATATAATCGAGGGCGCGAGATAGAAGAAGGGGGGAGCGGCGTCAAAGCTTTGCTTCGGCGAAAACTTCCTCCCGAGGTGGTTGATCTGTACCGGAGCACATACAAGGCAGTCCGGGATTTTGTCGTACGGCGGCGGGCTCGCCGGGGTTTCCGGTGGCGGCTGCGACAGGGAGGCCCGCTTTGGCTCGACCTTGGAGCGGGGCGCGTTCCTGGCCGGAACGGCTGGACCACGGTTGACGGGGAAAAAGGCGCGGACATCCAATTCAACCTGCTGAACCGTTTCCCTTTGCCGGATGAAAGTGTGGAAAAGATTTATTCCTCCCATGCCCTGGAACATTTCTTTTACGTGGAAATGATGGGCCTGCTGCGGGAGTGTCATCGAATCTTGAAACCCGGCGGCACCATTTCCATTTGTGTCCCGGACGCGACCATCTACATTGCGGGCTACCAGAATCCGGAACCCATGCGCGAGCGGGAGGCAGGATTCTTTCAGACCGCGTTCCACTATCACACGCCCATCGATTACTTGAACTACATCGCTTATATGTGGAACGACCACCGGCATCTGTTTGATGAGTCCAATCTGATCGCGATCCTCCGAGCCGCCAGTTTTCAGGATGTCATTCGCAGAGACTTTGATCCCGCTTTGGATCTGCCGGCAAAGCGACATGAATCCATCTATGCAACTGGCCGGAAACCGTAG